Sequence from the Aquimarina sp. Aq107 genome:
CCCAATAATGATGATGGAAGAAAAATGGTGATAGATGAGTATGATCGGATACTATCAGAAATCAGCGCAGGTTTGGATGATGCTTTTGATGTTAGACCAAAAGCAGGCTTAGAAGTTAAGAGAGTTCCAGAATTTAAGGAAGAAGGATCCGCTGGAGCCTATTATACAAGACCAGCTATGGATGGTTCTCGTGGAGGTGTGTTTTATGCAAATCTTAGAAATGTCCATGAATCTGTTAAGTTCGGAATGAAAACGTTAGCGTATCATGAAGGAATACCAGGTCATCATTTTCAAATAGCAATTCAATCAGAATTAGAAGGAGTTCCTATCTTTAGAACTATAGGTCTTTTTACGTCATATATTGAAGGTTGGGCATTATATTCAGAACAACTAGCTTGGGAATTAGGTTTTTATGAAAATGATCCTTTCGGAAACTTGGGGAGATTGCAAGCAGAAATGTTTAGAGCTGTTCGCCTAGTAGTAGATACGGGTATTCATCATAAAAAATGGACTAGGGAACAAGCAATTGATTATATGGTACAAAATACAGGAATGACTACTACAGAAGTTACAACAGAAATAGAGCGTTATATAGTTTGGCCTGGTCAAGCTTGTGCATATAAAATAGGAATGCTTAAAATATTAGAACTAAGAGAGAAAGCAAAACGACAATTAGGAGAAAAATTCGATTTAAGAGATTTTCATAATGCAGTTTTAAAAAATGGAGCAGTTCCTTTAGATGTTTTAGAAGAGATAATTGATAGTTATGCAGAGGATGCTAAAGAAAAGAAATCGTAATTGATTTTGTTAAAGAATAAGTATAATCAAAGAGTATGAATCTAGAGGAAAATAAAAAGAACGCTATCGCTTTTTATAAAATGGCATATGAGGGTAAACCTAAAGAAGCTGTGGAGAAATATATTGGAAATGAATATATTCAACATAACCCAGATGTAGCTGATGGAACAGAAGGGTTTATATCCTATTTTGAAAGAATGCAACAAGAATATCCTAATAAATCCATAGAGTTTTTAAGATGCATTGCTGAAGGAAATCTAGTATCGCTTCATACCCATCAAACTTGGCCGGGAAATGATGAATATGTAACCATGGACTTTTTTCGTTTTGATCAGCAGGGAAAAATATGCGAACACTGGGATGCGATACAACAGATTCCAAAAAAATCCGCGAATCCAAATACGATGTATTAGCAGCATATAATTATACTATAAAATTAATTAGGAAAATAATAAGCTGAATATATATGGAAGGGGATGGACTTTTTTAATGTATATGGTGAATGAATAGTAATTAAAACAATATAAATTTACAATAATTAAATTTGATAAAATACCTCAAGTATTCTGATTTAGATAGTTCTCTTATAAAGCAATATAAATATGCTGTCACCGAAGCCTTTCCGGAAATTATTTTAAGATCTAGGGTTACGGAAGAGTATTGGAGTAGGTTGGAAAATTATTTTCCTCACACTCAGGTTTTCATGGTTAATTCTAATAATGATCTTTTAGGTTTTATGAATGCGCTACCAATATTTTGGGATAAAATAGTAAGTGATTTGCCTAAAGAAGGATGGGATTGGCTTCTAAAAAAAGGAATTTCAGATTTTGAGAACAATATAAAACCTAATATTTTAGGAGGTTTACAGATTATTGTAACAAAGAAACATCAGGATAGAGGGTATAGTAAGTTATTAATATCTAAAGGAAAAGAAGTTAGAAAGAGTCTTGGGTTAGAGAAACTCATAATTCCGATACGACCAATTTTAAAACATAATCATCCAAAATTATTGATGAAAGATTATATAGACTTAAAGAAGAACAATAAAGTCTATGATCCTTGGATAAGAACTCATTTAGAAAGTGGAGCAACTCTTATTAAGGTTTGTGAAAACTCTATGAATGTTAGAGGTAATATAAGTTTCTGGGAAGAATTATTAGGTGAAAAAATTACTGTATCAGGTAGTTATAAAATAGATGGAGCTCTAAATTTGGTAACGGTAGATCTAGAAGAGAACTATGGAGAATATAGAGAGGAAAATATATGGATATATTATGATTAGTATTGGTTTTATTAAATAAAGTTTAAAAATATGAAGGGCATTATCTATTCGGATAATGCCCTTTATATTATATCAGTTATATGTATTATACTATTCTATCACAAGCTTTTTCGTAACTGAACCACTGGTTTGATCCAATCTAATTAGATAAATGCCAGCATTGAGATTAGATACGTTAAGAAGATTGTTATTTAAAGTTTCAGAAATAACTTGCTTACCTAACATATCAAATACGCTAACAGTAATAGCTGAATTTGATGTAGTTGTGATATTAACAAAACCTGTATTTGTTGGATTAGGAAACATATTAAAGTTTTCTAACTTTTCATCAAAATCATCAATAGATAAAGTACTAGCATTATCATTAGCATCACCTGGTGTACCGAGGTCACCACTACCAAAAGCTGTAACCGCCTCTGCCCAGTTAGCTCCATCATCATTAGCAGCGCTATTTAGGTCATTGATTGACAATTCCATACTAGCTCCTGTAGGATCAGGGAAAGTAGCTCCATTATCCCATATTACCTGATCAATAACCGTAGAACCACATTCTATAATAATACCATCTGTACTGTTTCCTAAAGAAATGTCATTTGCATATGTATAGTCAGGAGT
This genomic interval carries:
- a CDS encoding ester cyclase; its protein translation is MNLEENKKNAIAFYKMAYEGKPKEAVEKYIGNEYIQHNPDVADGTEGFISYFERMQQEYPNKSIEFLRCIAEGNLVSLHTHQTWPGNDEYVTMDFFRFDQQGKICEHWDAIQQIPKKSANPNTMY
- a CDS encoding N-acetyltransferase — translated: MIKYLKYSDLDSSLIKQYKYAVTEAFPEIILRSRVTEEYWSRLENYFPHTQVFMVNSNNDLLGFMNALPIFWDKIVSDLPKEGWDWLLKKGISDFENNIKPNILGGLQIIVTKKHQDRGYSKLLISKGKEVRKSLGLEKLIIPIRPILKHNHPKLLMKDYIDLKKNNKVYDPWIRTHLESGATLIKVCENSMNVRGNISFWEELLGEKITVSGSYKIDGALNLVTVDLEENYGEYREENIWIYYD